In the genome of Lacerta agilis isolate rLacAgi1 chromosome 2, rLacAgi1.pri, whole genome shotgun sequence, one region contains:
- the TMF1 gene encoding TATA element modulatory factor, translating into MSWFNASQLSTFAKQALSQAQKSIDRVLDIQAEEEEEEGGEAAHGGSAPSRPGEAGTTSLTSGGWDTSTWGANADTESQSQPISSPTAITKPVRRTVVDESENFFSAFLPLTDVQSIQQTPVVSKPPTKSQRPKEEVKSTIEESLQADLPETEGKDFSVISPVELENFSNSQEKLEEGNSVIDLDGKHNEDEQEEKNTKDADQEASAQNLKVAEATAIVKANSGSEEPGHIPDISTQPLPAETKNIGLETKERKSEDRQSNTPSPPISTFSSGTSTTSDIEVLDHESVISESSVSSRQEAADSKASLHLMQTSFQLLSASACTEYNRLDDFQKLTESCCSSDAFERIDSFSMQSLDSRSVSEINSDDELSGKGCVSASVTLSPSTLKSEEPEPIKSKSDQILSEIIALPTEETEMEESGRSATPVNSEQPDVLAVSVQTDAQTQKEEVAVHWPSAEKLSSIECEKEELCKIIDSLTEKLEMRETRLLSVSKEKARLEEACDNLNDEIIKMKEENSSISSLKEEFAQRIADAEKKVQLACKERDTAKKEVKILKEDLATRLNSNETAEILKEKDEQIKGLMEEGEKLSKQQLQNSNIIKKLRAKEKEREKTHTKQSKKIMELEEELQHLKQVLDGKEDVEKQHRESIKQLSSVVERQEKDITRLQTDLEDLEEKNRSVQAALDSAYKELADLHRANAAKDCEAQEAALSHELKVKEQLGLALEKAQEEARQQQEALAIQVTDLRVALQRAEQQMARKEDYLRQEISELQQRLQEAETRNQELSQSVTSATRPLLRQIENLQATLGAQTLSWEKLEKNLSDRLGESQTALAAQAERERAATEELLSSKIQLSSTESQNSLLRQENTRLQAQLETEKARLKKLENENNRYEVELENLKEEYVKTVGEAKKEKMLLATQLEMEKMKVEQEKKKAIFVQETAREKERKLYTSSTMETVSSTPTLSRSSSISGVDMAGLQASFVSQDDQHDHSFGSVSTSGNNLYDAMRMGSGSSIVENLQSQLKLREGEISHLQLEIGNLERTRSVMAEELVKLTNQNDDLEEKVKEIPKLRAQLRDLDQRYNTILQMYGEKAEEAEELRLDLEDVKNMYKTQIDELLKQRHS; encoded by the exons ATGAGTTGGTTCAACGCCTCTCAGCTCTCGACCTTCGCCAAGCAGGCTCTGTCTCAGGCGCAGAAGTCCATCGACCGGGTGCTGGACATCcaggccgaggaggaggaggaggaaggcggcgAAGCGGCGCATGGCGGAAGCGCCCCATCCCGACCGGGAGAGGCGG GAACAACTTCTCTTACGAGTGGAGGATGGGATACTTCTACCTGGGGAGCTAATGCAGATACAGAATCTCAAAGTCAGCCAATATCATCTCCTACAGCCATCACCAAACCTGTTAGGAGGACTGTGGTAGATGAATCAGAAAACTTCTTCAGTGCCTTTCTCCCATTAACGGATGTTCAGAGCATACAGCAAACTCCAGTGGTGTCTAAGCCACCCACCAAATCGCAGCGACCCAAAGAAGAAGTAAAAAGCACAATAGAAGAATCTCTGCAAGCTGACCTGccagaaacagaaggaaaagattTCTCTGTAATTTCACCTGTGGAACTGGAAAACTTCAGTAATTCCCAGGAGAAGCTAGAAGAAGGTAATTCAGTAATTGATCTCGATGGCAAGCATAACGAAGACGAGCAGGAGGAAAAGAACACTAAAGATGCTGATCAAGAAGCATCTGCTCAGAATCTCAAGGTAGCAGAAGCCACTGCTATTGTGAAAGCAAATTCAGGAAGTGAAGAACCTGGTCACATACCTGACATCTCCACACAACCTCTGCCTGCAGAGACAAAGAATATAGGTTTGGAAACTAAAGAGCGAAAAAGTGAGGATCGGCAAAGCAATACACCTTCACCTCCAATTAGCACTTTCTCCTCAGGGACATCAACAACTAGTGATATTGAAGTTTTGGACCACGAAAGTGTGATAAGTGAAAGTTCTGTAAGCTCAAGGCAAGAGGCTGCCGATTCAAAAGCTAGTCTTCACTTGATGCAAACTTCTTTTCAGCTTTTATCAGCATCTGCTTGCACAGAATATAATCGCCTTGATGACTTTCAAAAATTGACTGAGAGTTGCTGCTCCTCTGATGCTTTTGAAAGGATAGACTCATTCAGCATGCAGTCTTTAGACAGCCGGAGTGTGAGTGAAATAAATTCAGACGATGAATTGTCGGGGAAGGGTTGTGTTTCGGCATCTGTAACCCTCAGCCCTTCAACACTAAAATCTGAAGAGCCAGAACCTATCAAAAGCAAGTCTGACCAAATCTTAAGTGAAATTATTGCACTACCCACAGaagaaacagaaatggaggaaAGTGGGCGAAGTGCGACCCCTGTTAACTCAGAGCAGCCAGACGTCTTGGCTGTTTCTGTGCAAACTGATGCACAGACTCAGAAAGAAGAGGTGGCAGTACATTGGCCCAGTGCTGAAAAGTTGTCAAGTATAGAGTGTGAAAAAGAAGAGCTTTGCAAG ATTATTGATTCACTAACGGAAAAACTGGAAATGAGGGAAACTCGCCTGTTAAGTGTTAGTAAAGAGAAGGCACGCCTAGAAGAAGCTTGTGATAACCTTAATGA CGAAATCATCAAGATGAAAGAAGAGAACAGTAGCATTTCATCTCTTAAAGAGGAGTTTGCTCAGCGAATAGCAGATGCAGAGAAAAAGGTTCAGCTAGCATGCAAAGAGAGAGATACAGCAAAAAAG GAAGTAAAGATTCTCAAAGAAGATCTAGCAACTAGATTGAACAGTAATGAAACCGCTGAAATACTAAAGGAGAAAGATGAACAAATTAAAGGATTAATGGAGGAAG GAGAAAAGCTTTCAAAACAACAGTTGCAAAATTCTAACATCATTAAGAAGCTAAgggcaaaggaaaaggaaagagaaaaaacgCATACAAAGCAGAGTAAAAAGATTATGGAATTAGAAGAAGAGTTACAGCATTTGAAACAG GTGTTGGATGGCAAAGAAGACGTTGAAAAGCAGCACAGGGAGAGCATCAAGCAGCTAAGTAGTGTGGTTGAACGGCAAGAGAAGGATATTACCAGACTGCAGACGGATCTTGAGGATCTTGAAGAGAAGAACCGAAGTGTGCAGGCAGCTCTTGATAGTGCATACAA GGAACTTGCAGACCTTCACAGAGCCAATGCTGCAAAAGACTGTGAGGCACAAGAAGCAGCATTAAGCCATGAACTGAAAGTGAAGGAGCAGCTGGGCTTAGCTCTAGAGAAGGCCCAAGAGGAGGCTCGCCAGCAACAAGAGGCTCTAGCAATTCAG GTGACAGACTTGAGAGTGGCCCTGCAACGTGCAGAACAACAAATGGCTAGAAAGGAGGATTATTTGCGCCAGGAAATTAGTGAACTTCAGCAG AGACTTCAGGAAGCAGAGACTCGCAACCAGGAGCTGAGTCAAAGTGTTACATCTGCTACAAGGCCCCTGCTCCGACAGATAGAAAACCTGCAAGCAACCTTGGGAGCACAAACCTTGTCATGGGAGAAGTTAGAGAAGAATCTCTCTGATAGGCTTG GGGAATCTCAAACTGCCTTGGCAGCACAGGCTGAAAGAGAACGTGCTGCTACAGAGGAACTTCTTTCCAGTAAAATCCAGCTTTCTTCCACTGAATCACAAAATAGCCTCCTAAGGCAAGAAAATACCCGCCTTCAAGCACAACTCGAGACAGAGAAAGCCAGGCTTAAGAAACTAGAAAATGAAAACAATCG GTATGAAGTAGAGCTGGAAAACCTTAAAGAAGAGTATGTGAAAACTGTTGGagaggcaaagaaagaaaag atgctgtTAGCTACTCAGCTGGAAATGGAGAAAATGAAAGTTGAGcaggaaaagaagaaagcaattttTGTACAAGAAACTGCAAGAGAAAAG GAGCGTAAATTATACACTTCATCAACAATGGAAACTGTCTCAAGCACTCCAACTCTGTCACGCTCAAGCTCAATAAGTGGGGTTGATATGGCAGGTCTCCAGGCATCCTTTGTATCCCAG GATGACCAACATGATCATTCCTTTGGTTCAGTGTCTACAAGTGGGAACAATCTATACGACGCAATGAGAATGGGATCAGGCTCAAGCATTGTTGAAAACCTACAGTCACAATTAAAATTGCGAGAGGGCGAGATTTCTCACCTACAG CTGGAAATCGGAAACCTTGAAAGAACTCGGTCGGTAATGGCAGAAGAGCTGGTAAAGCTGACAAATCAAAATGATGACTTAGAAGAAAAAGTAAAGGAGATTCCCAAGCTGCGTGCACAGCTAAGG GATTTGGATCAGAGGTACAATACCATTCTCCAGATGTATGGTGAGAAAGCAGAGGAAGCAGAAGAACTGAGGTTGGACCTTGAAGATGTGAAAAATATGTACAAGACTCAGATTGATGAACTTCTAAAACAAAGGCATAGTTAA